A window from Streptomyces sp. NBC_00271 encodes these proteins:
- the mgrA gene encoding L-glyceraldehyde 3-phosphate reductase, with protein sequence MYTAHPDRYADMPYRRTGRSGLKLPALSLGLWHNFGPDRPVETQRAILRRAFDLGVTHFDLANNYGPPPGAAESALGDALKADFAHHRDELVISTKAGYLMWPGPYGEWGSRKYLLSSLDQSLARMGLDYVDIFYSHRPDPETPLEETMGALHSAVQQGKALYVGVSNYSAEQTREAARILAELGTPLLIHQPRYSMLDRRPEDEGLLDTLDELRVGSIAYSPLEQGLLTSRYLDGIPEGSRAASDSPFLSADTVTEDLVRQLRALDEIAKSRGQSLAQLALAWVLRGGRVTSALIGASSPQQLEDSVAATRALDFTAEELARIDAITKA encoded by the coding sequence TTGTACACCGCACACCCCGACCGTTACGCGGACATGCCCTACCGGCGCACCGGACGCAGCGGACTGAAGCTGCCCGCGCTGTCGCTCGGCCTGTGGCACAACTTCGGCCCCGACCGGCCGGTGGAGACCCAGCGCGCGATCCTGCGCCGCGCCTTCGACCTCGGTGTCACCCACTTCGACCTGGCCAACAACTACGGTCCGCCGCCCGGCGCCGCCGAGTCGGCCCTCGGCGACGCCCTGAAGGCCGACTTCGCGCACCACCGCGACGAGCTGGTCATCTCCACCAAGGCCGGATACCTGATGTGGCCGGGTCCCTACGGCGAATGGGGCTCCCGCAAGTACCTGCTGTCCTCGCTCGACCAGAGCCTGGCCCGGATGGGCCTGGACTACGTGGACATCTTCTACTCGCACCGCCCCGACCCGGAGACTCCCCTGGAGGAGACGATGGGCGCCCTGCACTCGGCGGTCCAGCAGGGCAAGGCGCTCTACGTCGGCGTCTCCAACTACTCCGCGGAGCAGACCCGGGAAGCCGCCCGCATCCTGGCCGAGCTCGGCACCCCGCTGCTGATCCACCAGCCGCGCTACTCGATGCTCGACCGCCGCCCCGAGGACGAGGGGCTCCTGGACACGCTGGACGAGCTGCGGGTCGGCTCCATCGCCTACTCCCCGCTGGAGCAGGGCCTGCTCACCAGCCGCTACCTCGACGGCATCCCGGAGGGCTCGCGCGCCGCGAGCGACAGCCCCTTCCTGAGCGCCGACACGGTCACCGAGGACCTGGTACGGCAGCTGCGCGCCCTCGACGAGATCGCCAAGTCCCGCGGCCAGTCCCTGGCGCAGCTGGCGCTCGCCTGGGTGCTGCGCGGCGGCCGGGTGACCTCCGCGCTCATCGGCGCGAGCAGCCCCCAGCAGCTGGAGGACAGCGTCGCGGCCACCCGCGCCCTGGACTTCACCGCGGAGGAGCTGGCGCGGATCGACGCGATCACCAAAGCCTGA
- a CDS encoding LysR family transcriptional regulator: protein MELRHLQHFVAVAEDQHFTRAAERLMVSQSGLSSSIRALERELQAPLFVRTTRRVTLTEAGRALLGEAERILAQVRSAQDAVAAVQGVLRGTLSLGTEQCIAGVDVAKLLAAFRRRHPDVEIRLRQAGSEALAEEVAAGRLDLAFAVRTRADGDQLRSVPLTSEPMTMLCHPTHHLATAAVVTPQELGGEAFVDFHPDWGPRRTTDAAFAAADVRRTVALEVSDVHSLLELVHEGLGIAVVPRHFGHKREAGDLTALPFKGACEASYETVAMLPPPDATSPAARALMVLLDTPQEGA, encoded by the coding sequence ATGGAACTGCGCCACCTTCAGCACTTCGTCGCGGTCGCCGAGGACCAGCACTTCACCCGGGCGGCGGAACGGCTCATGGTGTCGCAGTCGGGACTGTCGTCCTCCATCCGCGCCTTGGAGCGGGAGCTTCAGGCCCCGCTGTTCGTGCGCACCACCCGTCGGGTCACGCTCACGGAGGCCGGTCGCGCCCTGCTCGGCGAGGCGGAGCGGATCCTCGCCCAGGTGCGCTCGGCGCAGGACGCCGTGGCCGCCGTGCAGGGCGTGCTGCGCGGCACGCTCTCCCTGGGCACCGAGCAGTGCATCGCGGGCGTGGACGTGGCCAAGCTTCTCGCGGCGTTCCGGCGGCGCCATCCCGACGTCGAGATCCGACTGCGGCAGGCGGGCTCCGAGGCGCTGGCCGAGGAGGTCGCCGCGGGCCGTCTCGACCTGGCCTTCGCCGTCAGGACGCGGGCGGACGGCGACCAGCTGCGGTCGGTGCCGCTGACCAGCGAGCCGATGACCATGCTCTGCCATCCCACGCACCACCTCGCGACCGCCGCCGTGGTCACGCCCCAGGAGCTGGGCGGCGAGGCCTTCGTCGACTTCCACCCCGACTGGGGGCCGCGCCGCACCACGGACGCGGCCTTCGCGGCGGCGGACGTACGGCGGACGGTGGCGCTGGAGGTCAGCGACGTGCACAGCCTGCTGGAGCTGGTCCACGAGGGTCTCGGCATCGCCGTCGTGCCCCGCCACTTCGGCCACAAGCGCGAGGCCGGCGATCTCACCGCCCTCCCTTTCAAGGGCGCCTGTGAAGCCTCGTACGAGACGGTCGCCATGCTGCCGCCGCCGGACGCCACCAGTCCGGCGGCGCGGGCGTTGATGGTGCTTCTCGACACCCCGCAAGAGGGGGCCTGA
- a CDS encoding carotenoid oxygenase family protein: MADHTRRTVLRGTAVAAAGGLVGAMGGRVAAAAAPMPGTAAQGGHRFPFLEGAFKPVTEELTAFDLPVTGRVPRELNGRFLRNGPNVLGLEDPRAHHWMLGEGMVHGVRLRDGRAEWYRNRWVRSASVAKKLGEPYPGPVPPDDFPCNTHVIGYKGRILALQESGPLPYELDHELDTVGTYDFRGTLEGAFTAHTKFDAAAGELHAIAYYPTWDHVRHQVIDHTGRVARTTRIPVADAPMMHDFALTEKYVVIFDLPITFDPAGAERGDPVPYVWNEKHPTRVGLLPRAGGEVRWFEVDPVFYSHTLNAYDEGSSVVVDMTTYPAPFYVAGRGCDGPYGAGTASLERWTIDVAHGRVRTRTLDDRPQEFPRVHEALVSRRHRYAYTAAAADMTLAYLTTDGNPPDRAFANALIKHDLLRGTTQVHRLPRDAAAGEAVFVPSEGARAEDDGYAIAYVHNPDRGAADLVILAAQDFTGEPVARVHLPGRVPLGFHGSWIPDA, from the coding sequence ATGGCGGATCACACACGACGGACGGTCCTGCGCGGGACGGCGGTCGCGGCGGCGGGCGGGCTCGTCGGCGCGATGGGGGGCCGGGTGGCAGCGGCGGCGGCACCGATGCCGGGCACGGCGGCACAGGGCGGGCACCGGTTCCCTTTCCTGGAGGGGGCGTTCAAGCCCGTCACCGAGGAGCTGACGGCGTTCGACCTCCCGGTCACCGGACGTGTCCCGCGCGAGCTGAACGGCCGCTTCCTGCGCAACGGCCCCAACGTCCTGGGCCTGGAGGACCCGCGCGCCCACCACTGGATGCTCGGTGAGGGCATGGTGCACGGCGTGCGGCTGCGGGACGGTCGCGCGGAGTGGTACCGCAACCGCTGGGTCCGCTCGGCCTCCGTGGCGAAGAAGCTCGGCGAGCCGTACCCCGGGCCCGTCCCGCCGGACGACTTCCCGTGCAACACCCATGTGATCGGGTACAAGGGACGGATCCTGGCCCTCCAGGAGAGCGGGCCGCTGCCGTACGAACTCGACCACGAGCTCGACACGGTGGGCACGTACGACTTCCGCGGCACCCTCGAAGGGGCCTTCACCGCCCACACCAAGTTCGACGCGGCGGCCGGAGAACTGCACGCGATCGCCTACTACCCCACCTGGGACCACGTCCGGCACCAGGTGATCGACCACACGGGCCGGGTCGCGAGGACCACGCGGATCCCGGTGGCGGACGCGCCGATGATGCACGACTTCGCGCTCACCGAGAAGTACGTCGTGATCTTCGATCTGCCCATCACCTTCGACCCCGCGGGAGCCGAGCGGGGCGACCCCGTGCCGTACGTCTGGAACGAGAAGCACCCGACGCGGGTCGGTCTGCTGCCGCGCGCAGGAGGAGAGGTCCGCTGGTTCGAGGTGGATCCGGTCTTCTACTCGCACACCCTGAACGCGTACGACGAGGGCTCGTCCGTGGTCGTCGACATGACGACCTACCCGGCGCCCTTCTACGTCGCGGGCCGCGGCTGCGACGGGCCGTACGGCGCCGGCACCGCCTCGCTCGAACGCTGGACGATCGACGTGGCGCACGGCCGGGTGCGCACCAGGACGCTCGACGACCGCCCGCAGGAGTTTCCGCGCGTCCACGAGGCGTTGGTGTCCAGGCGGCACCGTTACGCCTACACGGCCGCCGCCGCGGACATGACCCTGGCGTATCTGACGACCGACGGGAACCCGCCCGACCGGGCCTTCGCCAACGCGCTGATCAAGCACGACCTGCTGCGCGGGACCACGCAGGTCCACCGGCTGCCGCGGGACGCCGCCGCGGGGGAAGCCGTCTTCGTCCCCTCAGAGGGCGCGCGGGCCGAGGACGACGGCTACGCGATCGCCTATGTGCACAATCCCGATCGCGGGGCCGCCGACCTGGTGATCCTGGCCGCCCAGGATTTCACGGGCGAGCCGGTCGCCCGGGTCCATCTCCCGGGGCGGGTGCCGCTCGGCTTCCACGGGAGTTGGATTCCGGACGCGTGA
- a CDS encoding mycothiol transferase, which produces MHAKDILIDAYSRIQEEVHAAVGGLSPDVLNARPSDDANSVSWLVWHLTRVQDDHVADAAGLEQVWLAQDWEKRFGLDLPRRDTGYGHSSAKVAKVRVDSGDLLTGYYDAVHEQTLEFLRGLTAKDFERIVDERWDPAVTLGVRLVSVLSDDLQHVGQAAYVRGLVQRA; this is translated from the coding sequence ATGCATGCAAAGGACATCCTCATCGACGCGTACAGCCGCATCCAGGAAGAGGTCCATGCCGCCGTCGGGGGCCTGTCACCGGACGTTCTCAACGCCCGCCCCTCGGACGACGCCAACTCCGTCTCATGGCTGGTCTGGCACCTCACCCGCGTCCAGGACGACCATGTCGCGGACGCCGCCGGGCTCGAGCAGGTCTGGCTCGCGCAGGACTGGGAGAAGCGCTTCGGGCTCGATCTGCCGCGCCGGGACACGGGGTACGGGCACAGCTCCGCCAAGGTCGCCAAGGTGCGGGTCGACTCCGGTGACCTGCTGACCGGGTACTACGACGCCGTGCACGAACAGACGCTGGAGTTCCTGCGCGGGCTGACCGCCAAGGACTTCGAGCGGATCGTGGACGAGCGCTGGGATCCCGCGGTCACGCTGGGCGTACGGCTGGTCAGCGTCCTGTCCGACGATCTGCAGCACGTCGGACAGGCCGCCTATGTACGGGGGCTGGTTCAGAGGGCGTAG
- a CDS encoding adenosine deaminase, which yields MTAPRIDIDTIRRLPKAVLHDHLDGGLRPATLVELAETVGHTLPTTDPDALAAWYYEAANSGDLVRYIATFEHTLAVMQTREGLLRTAEEYVLDLAEDGVVYGEVRYAPELMVNGGLTLPEVVETVQEGLAAGMAKAAAAGTPVRVGTLLCGMRMFDRTREIADLSVAFRDAGVVGFDIAGAEDGFPPADHLAAFEHLRGESVPFTIHAGEAHGLPSIHQALQVCGAQRIGHGVRITEDIVDGKLGRLAGWVRDRRIALEMCPTSNLQTGAATSIAEHPITALRDLGFRVTLNTDNRLVSGTTMTREMALLVEEAGWTVEDLRTVTVNAVKSAFIPFDERKALIEDVVLPGYAL from the coding sequence ATGACCGCGCCCCGCATCGACATCGACACCATCCGCCGCCTCCCCAAGGCCGTGCTGCACGACCACCTCGACGGCGGTCTGCGCCCCGCCACGCTGGTGGAGCTCGCCGAGACGGTCGGCCACACGCTGCCCACCACCGACCCGGACGCGCTGGCCGCCTGGTACTACGAGGCCGCCAACTCCGGTGACCTGGTGCGCTACATAGCCACCTTCGAGCACACCCTCGCCGTGATGCAGACCCGCGAGGGCCTGCTGCGCACGGCCGAGGAGTACGTGCTCGACCTGGCCGAGGACGGCGTCGTCTACGGCGAGGTCCGGTACGCGCCCGAGCTGATGGTGAACGGCGGGCTGACCCTGCCCGAGGTCGTCGAGACCGTGCAGGAAGGCCTGGCGGCCGGTATGGCCAAGGCGGCGGCCGCGGGCACCCCGGTCCGGGTCGGCACCCTGTTGTGCGGGATGCGCATGTTCGACCGCACCCGGGAGATCGCCGACCTCTCGGTGGCGTTCCGGGACGCCGGCGTCGTCGGCTTCGACATCGCGGGTGCCGAGGACGGCTTCCCGCCCGCCGACCACCTCGCCGCCTTCGAGCACCTGCGCGGCGAGAGCGTCCCGTTCACCATCCACGCCGGTGAGGCCCACGGTCTGCCCAGCATCCACCAGGCCCTCCAGGTCTGCGGTGCCCAGCGCATCGGCCATGGCGTCCGCATCACCGAGGACATCGTCGACGGCAAGCTCGGCCGCCTCGCGGGCTGGGTGCGCGACCGCCGGATCGCCCTGGAGATGTGCCCGACATCCAACCTGCAGACGGGTGCCGCGACCTCCATCGCCGAGCACCCCATCACCGCCCTGCGCGACCTCGGCTTCCGGGTCACCCTCAACACCGACAACCGACTGGTGTCGGGTACGACGATGACGCGCGAGATGGCGCTGCTGGTGGAGGAGGCGGGCTGGACGGTGGAGGACCTGCGCACGGTCACGGTGAACGCCGTGAAGAGCGCGTTCATCCCGTTCGACGAGCGCAAGGCCCTCATCGAGGACGTCGTGCTGCCCGGCTACGCCCTCTGA
- a CDS encoding VOC family protein codes for MRRIALVTLVVDDYDEAIRFYTEALGFRLVEDQPRPDGSRWVVVEPGTEGGGSGLLLARAKDEAQRGRVGDQTGGRVGFFLHTDDFARDHARMREAGVTFLEEPRHEPYGSVVVFQDLYGNRWDLLQPATA; via the coding sequence ATGCGACGCATCGCGCTGGTCACCCTCGTCGTCGACGACTACGACGAGGCGATCCGCTTCTACACCGAAGCCCTCGGGTTCCGGCTCGTCGAGGACCAGCCGCGGCCCGACGGCTCCCGCTGGGTCGTCGTAGAGCCGGGCACGGAGGGCGGCGGCAGCGGACTGCTGCTGGCCCGGGCCAAGGACGAGGCACAGCGCGGCCGGGTCGGCGACCAGACCGGCGGGCGCGTGGGCTTCTTCCTGCACACCGACGACTTCGCCCGCGACCACGCCCGCATGCGCGAGGCGGGCGTCACCTTCCTGGAAGAGCCGCGCCACGAACCGTACGGCTCGGTCGTCGTCTTCCAGGACCTGTACGGAAACCGCTGGGACCTGCTCCAGCCCGCCACCGCCTGA
- a CDS encoding phosphatase PAP2 family protein, translating into MRRADASDLAGSTAVGSLVAFVLLTLVVSGQDGAPLFGDQDLNAWSADHRPPVALAVARGLTYTGTGVLPYVLVALAGVVLGRTARQRILFALGCVGCLAAAQAVRYGVMSLVARPRPATVEWATHASGWSFPSGHTTTSAITGGLLVLAVLARAPRGGRGLAALLACWAVLVGLTRVYLGVHWFSDVLGGWLFALCWLSLSVYALARIAPHTFAAISALRIRPGPTTTEERPDDSHPHREVPPHSAP; encoded by the coding sequence ATGAGGCGTGCGGACGCGTCGGACCTCGCGGGATCGACCGCGGTCGGCAGCCTGGTCGCCTTCGTACTGCTGACGCTGGTCGTGAGCGGCCAGGACGGAGCCCCGCTCTTCGGCGACCAGGACCTGAACGCCTGGTCCGCGGACCACCGCCCACCCGTGGCGCTGGCCGTGGCCCGCGGACTGACCTACACGGGCACGGGCGTCCTGCCGTACGTGCTGGTCGCGCTGGCGGGTGTCGTCCTCGGTCGCACCGCACGACAGCGGATCCTCTTCGCCCTCGGCTGCGTCGGCTGTCTCGCCGCCGCCCAGGCCGTTCGGTACGGCGTGATGTCCCTGGTCGCCCGCCCCCGCCCCGCGACGGTGGAGTGGGCCACGCACGCCTCCGGCTGGTCCTTCCCCTCGGGCCACACCACCACGTCCGCCATCACCGGCGGTCTGCTCGTCCTCGCGGTGCTCGCGCGGGCGCCCCGCGGCGGGCGAGGCCTCGCGGCGCTCCTCGCATGCTGGGCCGTCCTGGTCGGACTCACCAGGGTCTACCTGGGCGTCCACTGGTTCTCCGACGTGCTCGGCGGCTGGCTGTTCGCCCTGTGCTGGCTGAGCCTCAGCGTCTACGCCCTCGCCCGCATCGCCCCGCACACGTTCGCCGCCATATCGGCGCTCCGTATCCGCCCTGGTCCCACGACGACGGAAGAGCGCCCAGACGACTCCCACCCGCACCGCGAAGTCCCCCCTCACTCGGCTCCGTGA
- a CDS encoding dienelactone hydrolase family protein, translating to MSELPTPTGAPAHQNVTFPSAGTTAHGYLALPPSGQGPGVIVIQEWWGLTDHIAQVADRLAAEGFVALAPDLYGGNVAHDSGEAFRMMKELPVSRGVELLSGAVDHLLGLPEVTSDTVGAVGFCMGGGFVLYLAAADPRVSAAVPFYGVIQGELPDFSRLKAQILGHYGELDTSIPKENLEQLREAVQQQAGIAADFRLYPANHAFFNDGRPETYDPESAARAWESTVLFLHEQLG from the coding sequence ATGTCCGAGCTGCCGACGCCGACCGGAGCCCCCGCCCATCAGAACGTGACCTTCCCCAGCGCCGGGACCACGGCCCACGGCTATCTGGCGCTGCCGCCGTCCGGGCAGGGACCCGGAGTGATCGTCATCCAGGAGTGGTGGGGTCTGACCGACCACATCGCGCAGGTGGCGGACCGGCTGGCCGCGGAGGGCTTCGTGGCCCTCGCGCCCGACCTGTACGGCGGCAATGTCGCCCATGACAGCGGCGAGGCCTTCCGGATGATGAAGGAGCTGCCGGTGTCACGCGGCGTCGAGCTGCTCTCCGGTGCGGTCGATCATCTGCTCGGGCTGCCCGAGGTCACCTCGGACACGGTGGGCGCGGTCGGCTTCTGCATGGGCGGCGGCTTCGTCCTCTACCTGGCCGCGGCCGATCCCCGGGTCAGCGCGGCGGTGCCGTTCTACGGCGTGATCCAGGGTGAGCTGCCCGACTTCTCCCGCCTGAAGGCGCAGATCCTGGGTCACTACGGCGAACTCGACACGAGCATCCCGAAGGAGAACCTGGAGCAGCTGAGGGAGGCGGTCCAGCAGCAGGCCGGCATTGCCGCGGACTTCCGTCTCTACCCTGCCAACCACGCCTTCTTCAATGACGGCCGCCCGGAAACGTACGACCCCGAGTCGGCCGCGCGGGCCTGGGAGAGCACGGTGCTCTTCCTGCACGAGCAACTGGGCTGA
- a CDS encoding aldo/keto reductase, producing MTSETITAAASGTWTLGDLPVHRIGFGAMRLTGSAAFHLGTASDRDRSIAVLRRAIELGVDHIDTAAFYFSSLRSANELINTALAPYADDLVIATKVGPFRDYSGEWGTPARPDQLRAHVEENLRQLGRDHLDLVYLRRMGQDSIAEHFGALAELREAGLIRHLGMSSIGLRHLEEAGTIAPVVSVQNRYGLDSPNAGTDELLRRCGELGIAFVPFFAIAGKGGAQGPSGSDGDEEVLAVARAHGATPAQVRLAWTLRQGTHVLAIPGTGSPDHLVENVAAGALRLTDDETARLDALHRPGE from the coding sequence ATGACCTCGGAAACGATCACCGCGGCGGCCTCGGGCACCTGGACACTCGGCGATCTGCCCGTCCACCGCATCGGCTTCGGCGCGATGCGGCTGACGGGCAGCGCGGCCTTCCATCTCGGCACGGCGAGCGACCGCGACCGGTCGATCGCCGTGCTGCGCCGCGCGATCGAGCTGGGTGTCGACCACATCGACACCGCCGCGTTCTACTTCTCGTCGCTGCGCTCCGCGAACGAGCTGATCAACACCGCGCTGGCGCCGTACGCGGACGACCTGGTCATCGCCACCAAGGTCGGGCCGTTCCGCGACTACTCGGGGGAGTGGGGCACCCCGGCCCGGCCGGACCAGCTCCGTGCCCATGTCGAGGAGAATCTGCGGCAGTTGGGCCGCGACCACCTCGACCTCGTGTACCTGCGGCGGATGGGGCAGGACTCGATCGCCGAGCACTTCGGCGCACTGGCCGAGCTGCGCGAGGCGGGGCTGATCCGGCACCTCGGCATGTCGAGCATCGGACTCCGGCACCTCGAGGAGGCGGGGACCATCGCGCCGGTGGTGAGCGTGCAGAACCGGTACGGGCTCGACTCCCCGAACGCCGGGACCGACGAGCTCCTGCGCAGGTGCGGGGAGCTGGGCATCGCGTTCGTGCCGTTCTTCGCGATCGCCGGCAAGGGCGGTGCGCAGGGCCCGAGCGGCAGCGACGGCGACGAGGAGGTGCTCGCCGTCGCGCGTGCGCACGGCGCCACGCCCGCGCAGGTACGCCTCGCGTGGACCCTGCGGCAGGGCACGCACGTGCTCGCCATCCCCGGCACCGGCAGCCCGGACCATCTCGTCGAGAACGTCGCCGCGGGCGCGCTGCGGCTCACCGACGACGAGACGGCCCGCCTCGACGCACTCCATCGGCCGGGCGAGTGA
- a CDS encoding glycoside hydrolase family 19 protein, whose amino-acid sequence MSRRRISAVLIALALTSATPVLLPAAGASAASCSSYPSWVAGRSYVTGNVVRYTDGKTYIAEHDNPGYDPTISTWYWDPYACDGGSTPPSDGFVVSEAQFNQMFPNRSSFYTYSGLRAAMSAYPAFANTGSDTVKKQEAAAFLANVSHETGGLVYVVEQNTANYPHYCDWSQPYGCPAGQSAYYGRGPIQLSWNFNYKAAGDALGIDLLNNPYLVQNDAAVAWKTGLWYWNTQSGPGTMTGHNAMVNGAGFGQTIRSINGSLECDGKNPAQVQSRVDAYQRFVQILGTSAGGNLYC is encoded by the coding sequence GTGTCGAGGCGCCGCATCTCCGCAGTCCTGATCGCCCTCGCCCTCACGTCCGCCACCCCGGTGCTGCTGCCGGCCGCCGGCGCCTCCGCCGCCTCCTGTTCGAGCTACCCGAGCTGGGTGGCCGGGAGGTCGTACGTCACCGGTAACGTCGTCCGCTACACCGACGGGAAGACCTACATCGCCGAGCACGACAACCCGGGCTACGACCCCACCATCAGCACCTGGTACTGGGACCCCTACGCCTGCGACGGAGGTTCCACGCCTCCCTCCGACGGCTTCGTGGTGAGCGAGGCGCAGTTCAACCAGATGTTCCCGAACCGGAGTTCCTTCTACACCTACAGTGGTCTGCGGGCGGCGATGAGCGCCTACCCGGCCTTCGCCAACACCGGCAGCGACACCGTGAAGAAGCAGGAGGCCGCGGCCTTCCTCGCCAACGTCAGCCACGAGACCGGCGGCCTGGTCTACGTGGTGGAGCAGAACACCGCCAACTACCCCCACTACTGCGACTGGAGCCAGCCCTACGGCTGCCCGGCCGGACAGTCGGCCTACTACGGCCGCGGCCCGATCCAGCTCAGCTGGAACTTCAACTACAAGGCCGCGGGCGACGCGCTCGGCATCGACCTCCTCAACAACCCCTACCTGGTGCAGAACGATGCCGCCGTGGCCTGGAAGACCGGCCTCTGGTACTGGAACACCCAGTCGGGCCCCGGCACCATGACGGGCCACAACGCCATGGTCAACGGCGCGGGATTCGGCCAGACCATCCGCAGCATCAACGGCTCCCTGGAATGCGACGGCAAGAACCCGGCACAGGTGCAGAGCAGGGTGGACGCCTACCAGCGGTTCGTGCAGATCCTCGGGACCTCGGCCGGCGGCAACCTCTACTGCTGA